One window of the Sediminitomix flava genome contains the following:
- a CDS encoding carbohydrate binding domain-containing protein, protein MKNKFITLALSLLAFFTYSCEEEYVEPNTFSDIAFYNSNFRAETFVVKGEDTIPAMFIGVNDFISFSDLSHNAVDHKWTIPLSAEFLEGRITRDDEDYTQFIVDKGGNTSTENTINVFFTEGSATDLFEVNLRNTFKDSVSFKGVDTLESVYEDGLWVIDTTFSVFVFDTIEVEMEVRQFDEVTGLFELIDQENTDTIYVEAGDVLEFADVTTIGLPDTRKWEIAGDVYTDEVIQPTFKKLGMASVFLTASRTGLNIPPDQDRYKFPIPIKVIPSTKPFVQQGDLVETIDHVIRIPFNGEFTNLPADAKDYFSVKINGVAGSVKSVALDASDATIIELSLFDAVYSDDEILVSYSGGLESTDTRQSESFTDLPVTMFIPNLFSADIYGFEDGGVYWGPTFDNVGELTYNSTEQVASGNYSMKMVSSSGDWTFAQCLPESGVAVEAGKTYIFSYKVYVEPGSALPFVAPWITKPSGNKQFWESINSFKQGEWVTINKEWTANADEEISVQIRIKNTGTIYVDDFSLIAKDNFRPAE, encoded by the coding sequence ATGAAAAATAAATTTATAACGTTAGCGCTCTCTCTGCTGGCTTTCTTCACATACTCTTGTGAGGAGGAATATGTAGAGCCTAATACTTTTTCAGATATCGCTTTTTATAATAGCAATTTCAGAGCTGAAACATTTGTAGTAAAAGGTGAAGACACTATTCCTGCAATGTTTATAGGCGTAAATGACTTTATCTCTTTCTCCGATCTTTCGCACAATGCGGTAGACCATAAATGGACAATTCCTTTAAGTGCAGAGTTTTTGGAAGGAAGAATCACAAGAGATGATGAAGATTACACACAATTTATTGTAGATAAAGGTGGTAATACTTCAACTGAAAATACAATTAACGTTTTTTTCACAGAAGGAAGCGCAACAGACCTTTTTGAGGTAAACTTGAGAAATACGTTTAAAGACTCCGTTTCATTCAAGGGTGTTGATACTTTAGAATCAGTTTACGAAGATGGTCTATGGGTGATAGATACTACATTTAGTGTATTTGTTTTCGATACCATTGAGGTTGAGATGGAAGTGAGACAGTTTGATGAGGTAACAGGTTTGTTTGAGTTGATTGACCAAGAAAACACTGATACAATCTATGTTGAAGCAGGTGATGTGTTAGAGTTTGCCGATGTAACTACAATCGGTCTTCCAGATACGAGAAAGTGGGAAATTGCGGGTGATGTTTATACTGATGAAGTAATCCAGCCTACCTTCAAAAAATTAGGAATGGCAAGTGTATTCTTGACGGCAAGTAGAACAGGGCTAAATATTCCGCCAGATCAAGATCGTTACAAATTCCCTATTCCAATCAAAGTAATACCGTCTACTAAGCCATTCGTACAGCAAGGAGATTTGGTAGAAACTATAGATCATGTGATTAGAATTCCATTTAACGGAGAGTTTACAAATCTTCCTGCAGATGCAAAAGATTATTTCTCAGTGAAAATAAATGGCGTAGCAGGTTCAGTAAAATCGGTTGCTCTAGACGCTTCTGACGCTACAATCATAGAGTTAAGCCTGTTTGATGCAGTTTATTCTGATGATGAGATTTTAGTGTCTTACAGTGGTGGTTTAGAGTCTACTGACACTAGACAGTCTGAAAGCTTTACAGATTTGCCAGTAACCATGTTTATTCCAAATCTATTCTCAGCTGATATCTACGGATTTGAAGATGGTGGAGTGTACTGGGGACCTACATTCGACAATGTTGGTGAATTGACATACAACTCTACAGAACAAGTTGCAAGCGGTAATTATAGTATGAAGATGGTATCATCTTCAGGTGATTGGACTTTCGCACAATGTCTTCCTGAGTCAGGTGTTGCTGTAGAAGCTGGTAAAACGTATATTTTCAGTTATAAAGTTTATGTTGAGCCAGGTAGTGCATTGCCATTCGTAGCACCATGGATCACTAAACCAAGCGGTAATAAGCAATTTTGGGAAAGCATCAACTCTTTCAAACAAGGGGAGTGGGTGACAATCAACAAAGAATGGACTGCTAACGCAGATGAAGAAATTTCTGTACAAATCAGAATTAAAAATACTGGAACTATCTATGTAGATGACTTCTCTCTCATCGCAAAAGATAATTTCAGACCAGCAGAATAA
- a CDS encoding RagB/SusD family nutrient uptake outer membrane protein, whose product MRKLIYKYIALGLIATIPFASCTDFLEKVNPNEMSTDSFWKDNNDLEMGLTAVYNAFKHAQVLSVPEEYIRTDMCYPGFGRPNPSNGNAPYYLQTFNDASAAPNNKWQALYKGIFRANQVIEAYDDILPTLDTEEQQETANLILAQARFLRGLFYFYLHNSFNNGSVILYESVPVDEEDFYQPLQDESVIREFFMADLAFAYENLPTEWDAKLAGKVTKGAAAAVMGKAELYAENYDAAAEHFKDVIDNYNYMLTENINDNFSEATEFNSESILEIAYTLAYKSEINIWDDEQVSTGINYSFSPVGGWRAVLPSLSLTYAYRNDPVDKNDPRNWLRDENNEIIEDGDGNPELRKFSLRTSYSLALADDESLPYYQVLPGEAAQFNNQEYAYFRKHTNWETVTNERDIQPSQRSGINMRVIRLADVYLMYAEALIKGGTDAGRIDEALSYVNKVRHRSALQLIGQPSSEFSSADFNGVDYTAESLMEHLMYVERPLELSVEGHAIRHLDMRRWGITKERFEELALEEYGVEPYTIVNSEGKDLTRWSAILVRGVEGGGYSDFTEAAANYNADAHAYWPIPNGEKTANPNIN is encoded by the coding sequence ATGAGAAAGTTAATCTATAAATATATCGCATTAGGACTGATTGCAACTATTCCTTTTGCATCTTGTACTGACTTTTTAGAGAAAGTCAATCCGAATGAAATGTCTACAGACAGCTTTTGGAAGGATAACAATGACTTAGAAATGGGACTTACAGCTGTGTACAACGCATTTAAGCATGCACAGGTACTTTCTGTTCCAGAAGAATATATTCGTACAGACATGTGTTACCCTGGTTTTGGTAGACCAAACCCTAGTAACGGAAATGCACCTTATTACCTTCAAACTTTCAATGATGCTTCTGCTGCTCCAAACAACAAGTGGCAAGCATTGTATAAAGGTATTTTCAGAGCGAATCAGGTAATTGAAGCGTATGATGATATATTACCAACTTTGGACACTGAAGAACAACAAGAAACTGCAAATTTGATTTTGGCACAAGCTAGATTCTTGAGAGGTTTATTCTATTTCTACTTACATAACTCATTTAACAATGGTAGTGTAATTCTTTACGAAAGTGTTCCTGTTGATGAGGAAGATTTCTACCAACCTTTACAGGATGAAAGTGTAATTAGAGAGTTTTTCATGGCAGATTTGGCATTTGCTTATGAAAATCTACCAACAGAATGGGATGCGAAACTTGCAGGTAAAGTAACTAAAGGTGCTGCTGCCGCAGTAATGGGTAAAGCAGAACTTTATGCAGAGAATTATGATGCTGCAGCCGAGCATTTCAAAGATGTAATCGATAATTACAACTATATGTTGACTGAAAATATCAATGATAATTTCAGTGAAGCTACAGAGTTCAACTCGGAGTCAATTCTAGAGATAGCTTATACTTTAGCATATAAGTCTGAAATTAATATTTGGGATGACGAGCAAGTTTCAACAGGTATCAACTACTCTTTTAGCCCAGTAGGTGGATGGAGAGCAGTATTGCCAAGTTTGTCATTGACATATGCTTACAGAAATGACCCTGTAGATAAAAATGATCCTAGAAACTGGTTAAGAGATGAAAATAACGAGATAATAGAAGATGGAGATGGTAATCCTGAATTGAGAAAATTTTCACTTAGAACCTCATATTCTTTGGCGCTTGCAGATGATGAATCTCTTCCATATTACCAAGTTCTTCCAGGAGAGGCAGCTCAGTTTAATAACCAAGAATATGCTTATTTCAGAAAGCACACAAACTGGGAAACGGTTACAAATGAAAGAGATATTCAGCCTTCTCAGCGTTCGGGAATCAATATGCGTGTGATCAGACTAGCGGATGTTTATTTGATGTATGCCGAAGCTTTAATCAAAGGTGGTACTGATGCAGGTAGAATAGATGAAGCGCTTAGCTATGTCAATAAAGTAAGACACAGATCGGCACTTCAGTTGATTGGTCAACCTTCTAGTGAGTTTTCTTCTGCAGATTTTAATGGTGTAGACTATACTGCCGAATCTTTGATGGAACATTTGATGTACGTCGAAAGACCACTTGAATTATCAGTTGAAGGACATGCTATCCGTCATCTTGATATGAGAAGATGGGGTATCACCAAGGAACGTTTTGAAGAGCTTGCTTTAGAAGAATATGGAGTTGAACCTTATACTATTGTGAATTCAGAAGGTAAAGATTTGACTAGATGGTCAGCTATTTTGGTTCGCGGTGTTGAAGGCGGAGGATACTCAGATTTTACTGAGGCTGCAGCAAATTATAATGCTGACGCTCACGCTTATTGGCCAATTCCAAATGGTGAAAAAACGGCTAATCCTAATATCAACTAA
- a CDS encoding SusC/RagA family TonB-linked outer membrane protein — MMHFFKHHLLHCKSFWGTILLVFLTIQLQAQNYFISGTVVDEIGQPLPGVNVILLGTSKGTSSDFNGKFTLSVPDKNAKLEFSSVGHKKQIISLDGRTKLNIQMEVDLKTLEEIVVIGYGEIKKKELTGSVGRVDSETLIQTPTADLGTALQGQIAGVNVQASSGDPGAPANIQIRGLSSVTGANAPLFVVDGIPYDGNPRVSPNEIESIDVLKDAASASVYGTRGAGGVILITTKSGKAGQMKVALDSYYGFQKITSDLPLMGIEDYLYSFFLSKSHLNGTPIDDSWTQLENNRYDFTNNTNLEGVLQNDYAPVQNHSLSVSGGKDDLTYSIVGTYFQQEGTLINSSYDRMNVRANATFKKKKWTINTGLGFRIEERQYAPYQLLLEAFKYKPFQREIDPSQSTIEDAGSAGSTEAVNLGNMMYKLKQTDFKDGNHLNYNLRAQYRIAKGFNFVSRVGGGFTDNTRVRINPLFRAYDFEGELVQMQNRSGVYNESETRSNWAWENSFNYQKKFNGHQIKTLALFSLEEYVFTSFFGRKYDLISNDLPVLNAATLDPDAGSRTGWNQDKSNSLVGMLGRLQYDYKGRYLLSVSARRDGSSRFSEDARWGIFPSISGGWNISEESFFKGLSDVWNVFKIRASHGTTGNQNFLDYSNAATITLTKDYVYGGLGNESLALGATQTKFANPNVQWETTIQSNLGIDLAFFNNKLTFTADIYDTNKEDMLFPVLLAPSTGAGSNSTVVLNVGNMNNRGLELSTNYRHIGENGFNWSIGATYAKNQNTVTKMSGSNKMAFLDGSTVADGVPNEDKVSVLREGYEAGAFFLIETDGVISDEEELQAYQEAMPGFASTAKVGDLKYVDQDGDGEITIEDRVYKGSGMPDFEVGLNLSAGYKGFDISMQWYGAIGGEVLNGSKAYSYKYGTHQDLVYQWSSANTASNIPAYRGRDHENYRGYTDYWLEDGSFARLRNLSIGYTLPNNASKALGLSKFKVYLAGQNLITITNYSGFDPEVGNDGLNTRGIDKGNYPISASYRAGIQLEF; from the coding sequence ATGATGCACTTTTTTAAACACCACTTGCTGCATTGTAAATCATTTTGGGGTACAATACTTCTTGTCTTCCTAACTATACAATTACAAGCGCAAAATTATTTCATATCAGGAACGGTTGTTGATGAAATCGGTCAGCCGTTACCAGGGGTTAACGTTATACTACTAGGTACAAGTAAAGGTACATCATCTGACTTTAATGGTAAGTTTACCTTATCTGTACCAGATAAAAATGCTAAACTTGAGTTTTCTTCAGTTGGACATAAAAAACAGATTATTTCTTTAGATGGACGCACTAAGCTCAATATCCAAATGGAAGTTGATCTTAAAACACTAGAAGAGATTGTCGTAATTGGTTACGGAGAAATCAAGAAAAAAGAATTGACAGGTTCTGTAGGTAGAGTAGATTCGGAAACACTGATCCAAACTCCTACAGCCGACTTGGGTACGGCACTGCAAGGTCAAATTGCTGGGGTGAACGTTCAGGCAAGTTCTGGAGACCCTGGCGCTCCTGCGAATATCCAAATTCGTGGTTTGAGTTCTGTAACGGGGGCTAATGCTCCACTTTTTGTTGTGGATGGTATTCCTTATGATGGAAACCCAAGAGTCAGTCCTAATGAAATTGAGTCTATTGATGTCTTAAAAGATGCAGCTTCAGCCTCTGTTTATGGTACAAGAGGTGCAGGAGGGGTTATCCTTATCACTACTAAAAGTGGTAAAGCTGGTCAAATGAAAGTTGCTTTAGATAGTTATTATGGTTTTCAGAAAATTACTTCTGACCTACCTTTGATGGGAATAGAGGATTATCTGTATTCTTTCTTCCTTTCAAAAAGTCACTTGAATGGAACTCCAATTGATGACTCATGGACACAATTAGAAAATAACCGTTATGATTTCACAAATAACACAAATCTAGAAGGGGTATTACAAAATGATTATGCTCCAGTTCAGAATCACAGTTTGAGTGTTTCAGGAGGTAAAGATGATTTAACATACAGTATTGTTGGTACATATTTTCAACAAGAAGGTACATTGATCAATTCTTCTTACGATCGTATGAATGTTCGTGCAAATGCTACTTTCAAAAAGAAAAAATGGACAATCAATACAGGTTTAGGATTTAGAATTGAAGAAAGACAATACGCACCTTATCAATTGCTTTTAGAGGCTTTCAAATACAAGCCTTTCCAGAGAGAAATTGATCCTAGCCAATCTACCATTGAGGATGCAGGTAGTGCAGGAAGTACTGAAGCGGTCAACTTAGGAAATATGATGTATAAGTTGAAGCAAACAGACTTTAAAGATGGTAATCACTTGAATTATAACCTTAGAGCTCAGTATAGAATTGCTAAAGGTTTCAATTTTGTATCTCGAGTAGGTGGAGGTTTCACAGACAACACTAGAGTTCGTATTAATCCTTTATTCAGAGCTTATGACTTTGAGGGTGAATTAGTACAAATGCAGAATAGATCAGGTGTTTACAATGAAAGTGAGACAAGATCAAATTGGGCTTGGGAGAACTCTTTCAACTACCAAAAGAAGTTCAATGGTCACCAGATTAAAACATTAGCACTTTTCTCGCTTGAAGAGTATGTATTTACATCTTTCTTTGGAAGAAAATATGATTTGATTAGTAATGATCTACCTGTTTTGAATGCCGCTACTCTAGACCCTGATGCAGGTTCAAGAACAGGGTGGAATCAGGATAAATCTAACAGTCTAGTTGGTATGCTAGGACGTTTACAATACGATTACAAAGGCCGTTATTTGCTTAGTGTAAGTGCTCGTAGAGATGGTTCATCTCGTTTCTCAGAAGATGCAAGATGGGGTATTTTCCCTTCTATTTCTGGGGGATGGAATATTTCTGAGGAATCATTCTTCAAAGGACTATCAGATGTGTGGAATGTATTCAAAATTAGAGCAAGTCACGGTACTACTGGTAACCAAAACTTCTTAGATTATAGCAATGCTGCTACGATTACATTAACTAAAGACTATGTTTATGGTGGATTAGGAAATGAATCTTTAGCACTCGGAGCTACTCAAACTAAGTTTGCCAATCCTAATGTTCAGTGGGAAACAACAATTCAAAGCAACCTTGGTATTGACTTAGCTTTCTTCAATAATAAATTGACATTCACAGCCGACATTTACGATACAAATAAGGAAGATATGCTTTTCCCTGTATTGTTAGCACCGTCTACTGGAGCAGGCTCAAACTCAACAGTAGTTTTGAATGTCGGAAACATGAACAACAGAGGTCTTGAGCTTTCTACAAACTACCGTCATATTGGTGAAAATGGCTTTAACTGGTCTATTGGAGCTACTTATGCGAAGAACCAAAACACAGTTACTAAAATGTCTGGTTCAAACAAAATGGCATTCTTAGACGGAAGTACAGTCGCTGATGGTGTTCCTAATGAAGATAAAGTATCAGTATTGAGAGAAGGCTATGAAGCAGGAGCGTTCTTCCTGATTGAAACTGATGGTGTCATTTCAGACGAAGAAGAGCTCCAAGCATATCAAGAAGCAATGCCAGGTTTTGCATCTACTGCTAAAGTAGGAGACTTGAAATATGTAGACCAAGATGGTGATGGCGAAATCACAATTGAAGATAGAGTTTACAAAGGAAGTGGTATGCCAGACTTCGAAGTTGGTTTGAATTTATCAGCTGGTTACAAAGGCTTTGATATTTCGATGCAATGGTATGGTGCAATTGGTGGAGAAGTGTTGAATGGTAGTAAAGCATATTCTTACAAATATGGAACTCACCAAGACCTTGTTTATCAGTGGTCATCAGCAAATACTGCATCTAATATTCCAGCCTACAGAGGACGTGACCATGAGAACTACAGAGGATATACTGATTATTGGTTAGAAGATGGCTCTTTTGCTCGTTTGAGAAACCTTTCAATCGGTTATACACTACCTAATAATGCTTCAAAAGCATTGGGTCTATCAAAGTTCAAAGTATACCTAGCAGGACAGAACTTAATCACAATTACAAACTATTCAGGATTTGACCCTGAAGTTGGTAATGACGGTCTGAATACAAGAGGTATTGACAAAGGTAATTATCCGATCAGTGCATCTTACAGAGCTGGTATTCAATTGGAATTCTAA
- a CDS encoding integrase core domain-containing protein, whose protein sequence is MNRKGNCWDNSVAESFFKSIKYEYLYRFKFQSMKELRIEVSKYIYWYNHKRLHSTLGYKTPVERENELNFINLKRIA, encoded by the coding sequence ATGAATAGAAAAGGAAACTGTTGGGATAACTCGGTAGCTGAAAGCTTTTTTAAAAGCATCAAATATGAATACCTCTACCGTTTTAAATTTCAATCCATGAAAGAACTTAGAATAGAAGTCTCAAAGTATATTTATTGGTATAATCATAAGAGACTACATTCAACATTGGGTTACAAAACTCCTGTGGAAAGAGAAAATGAATTAAATTTTATAAACTTGAAAAGGATAGCCTAA
- a CDS encoding T9SS type A sorting domain-containing protein — protein sequence MKQFTTIRFLSILAGLLFYTSFSNAQGTITVDHKTQRFIGNVSTLDRDKYLQAHFWFPNEDADFTQFKTDYLLNSEYLGSRRFWSPLGKVKNGVIPSVKEVYDGVRIPIPHVDTGHPNSLFHDSNVDYAEADISVYSKNVANYIAQNYKDEWSPLPTIFEPLNEPMVHANEYYPGNDKAKTDKVITKICEFIRDVGASVRAVPELENMQVAGYASAWPEFEKDDFDIWNTRYKKFIDIAGADVDIFSVHLYDGKGLNNSGGRRSGSNSEAILDMIEAYSFIKLGEVKPLAITEYGRLVDNQPNWAKGNGVSNYHPIENSQAVRSQIHMVMSFMERADHMVTTIPFSTGKGEPTEEYAKAGLWTRNSANQWELTPRKYFFEVWKNVKGKRVSINSTNVDVQSQAFVNGKQLYVVLNNLNDVTQTVDLNVLNTSDLNDVKIKRLKTFVDKEPEFTQTTVTQAPSSLSLEYGETIVLVYNFDLAITSDHTEFSKKYYASTYLQAITANTANSFTFNGIDRGNGSGNAILRVGVGRDLGKSLKPTVTVNGNDVNTDGDLIKGYDQNNRSRFFGVLEIPVNLSYLNAGNNTVSVKFSDGGGHISSVVLQVNTNDKPYVAPSNYFFIENRETGKYLRPKEDVEGSLMVQAPSSWKADFVQWQMIPVEGETNYFYLKNKETGRYIRPVSEVDGSALEAVDASNTWHMTQWEKVISTGEWFYLKNRWSGMYFRPSSYDDISADTGLDYEMVQRPSESYTGNYTQWRFAEVSSSARITAIEDQLNEHFSKVSVFPNPITGGNIHLALDKDIETKVSLFSIDGELLFHKTVKQKDLDISAKGYKSGVYILKSESQFGVKTIKLLID from the coding sequence ATGAAACAATTTACTACAATTCGTTTCCTGTCTATTTTGGCAGGTCTACTCTTCTATACCTCATTTTCAAATGCACAAGGAACAATTACGGTAGATCATAAAACACAACGTTTTATAGGTAATGTATCTACACTAGACAGAGATAAGTATTTACAAGCACATTTCTGGTTTCCAAATGAAGATGCTGATTTTACACAGTTCAAAACTGATTATCTACTCAATTCAGAATATTTGGGCTCACGTCGCTTTTGGAGCCCGTTAGGTAAAGTTAAAAATGGAGTAATTCCATCTGTAAAAGAAGTCTATGATGGGGTGAGAATCCCTATTCCACACGTGGATACAGGACACCCAAATAGCCTGTTTCACGATTCTAATGTGGATTATGCCGAAGCAGATATCTCGGTGTATTCTAAGAATGTAGCCAATTACATTGCCCAAAATTATAAGGATGAATGGAGTCCGTTACCGACTATTTTCGAGCCTTTAAATGAGCCTATGGTTCATGCAAATGAGTATTATCCTGGAAATGATAAAGCCAAAACAGATAAGGTAATTACTAAAATCTGTGAATTTATCAGAGATGTTGGAGCATCTGTACGTGCTGTACCCGAACTTGAAAATATGCAAGTTGCAGGTTATGCTTCTGCATGGCCAGAATTTGAAAAAGATGATTTTGATATCTGGAATACCCGATACAAGAAGTTTATAGATATTGCAGGAGCTGACGTAGATATATTTTCAGTTCATCTTTATGATGGAAAAGGTTTGAATAATAGCGGAGGTCGTCGATCAGGTTCAAATTCAGAGGCAATCTTGGATATGATTGAGGCATACAGCTTTATCAAATTGGGTGAAGTAAAACCTCTGGCAATCACAGAATATGGCAGACTCGTGGATAATCAGCCAAATTGGGCAAAAGGAAATGGCGTTTCCAATTATCATCCGATAGAAAACTCACAAGCAGTTCGATCTCAAATTCATATGGTGATGTCTTTTATGGAAAGAGCAGATCATATGGTAACTACCATTCCGTTTTCAACAGGAAAAGGAGAACCTACAGAAGAGTATGCAAAAGCAGGATTATGGACTAGAAATAGCGCAAATCAGTGGGAGTTGACACCAAGAAAATATTTCTTTGAAGTGTGGAAAAATGTGAAAGGGAAGCGTGTGAGTATAAATTCTACAAATGTAGATGTTCAGTCACAAGCTTTTGTGAATGGGAAGCAACTTTATGTCGTATTAAACAACTTAAATGATGTTACTCAAACAGTTGATTTGAATGTCTTAAATACATCAGATTTGAATGATGTAAAAATCAAAAGGTTAAAGACATTTGTAGACAAAGAACCAGAATTCACTCAAACAACAGTTACTCAAGCTCCTTCAAGTTTAAGTTTGGAATATGGAGAGACTATTGTTCTAGTGTACAATTTTGACCTTGCTATAACATCAGATCACACAGAGTTTAGCAAAAAATATTATGCTTCTACATACCTTCAAGCAATAACAGCAAATACAGCCAATTCTTTTACTTTTAATGGAATTGACAGAGGTAATGGAAGTGGGAATGCTATATTGAGAGTAGGAGTGGGGCGTGATTTAGGAAAGAGTCTGAAGCCAACAGTAACCGTAAATGGAAACGATGTAAACACAGATGGAGATTTGATCAAAGGTTATGATCAAAACAATCGTTCTCGATTTTTTGGGGTTCTAGAAATACCTGTAAATCTTTCTTATTTGAATGCTGGAAATAATACGGTTTCAGTCAAGTTTTCTGATGGAGGAGGACATATAAGTTCGGTTGTTCTTCAAGTAAATACCAATGATAAACCTTATGTTGCGCCATCAAATTATTTCTTCATTGAAAATAGAGAAACTGGAAAATATCTGAGACCAAAAGAAGATGTAGAGGGAAGTTTGATGGTTCAAGCGCCATCTTCTTGGAAAGCAGATTTTGTACAATGGCAAATGATTCCTGTTGAAGGAGAAACGAATTATTTCTATTTAAAAAACAAAGAAACAGGAAGATATATAAGGCCTGTTTCAGAAGTAGATGGATCTGCTTTAGAAGCTGTAGATGCTAGTAATACTTGGCACATGACGCAATGGGAAAAGGTAATAAGTACTGGTGAATGGTTCTATTTGAAAAATAGATGGAGTGGAATGTACTTTAGGCCTAGTTCTTACGACGATATTAGTGCAGACACAGGTTTAGATTATGAAATGGTTCAAAGGCCGTCAGAGAGCTATACAGGCAATTATACGCAATGGAGATTTGCTGAGGTATCTAGTTCGGCAAGAATTACAGCAATTGAAGATCAGTTAAATGAGCATTTTAGTAAAGTGAGTGTATTTCCAAACCCAATAACAGGAGGGAATATTCATTTAGCCTTAGACAAGGATATTGAAACTAAGGTAAGTCTCTTTAGCATAGATGGTGAGCTTCTTTTCCATAAAACTGTAAAACAAAAAGATTTAGATATCTCAGCGAAGGGGTATAAATCTGGAGTTTATATTCTGAAATCTGAATCTCAATTTGGAGTGAAGACAATCAAATTACTTATTGATTAA